Proteins encoded together in one Impatiens glandulifera chromosome 1, dImpGla2.1, whole genome shotgun sequence window:
- the LOC124920731 gene encoding uncharacterized protein LOC124920731 isoform X1, with protein MNSIFQAFSSQILSRAGHGIAKSSILHLSFPSWKRNFGRIGIRAGNVEFPFTTFRVQYYSCKRKEKKSPSVKLVLSSSAVEKEEEEEKDSFFVVRKGDIIGVYKNFNDIQPQIGSSVIDPPVSVFKGVSMSKEAEEYLLSRGLRNALYSINAADFKDDILGPLLPCTIQDPSPTKVDETITNITSTEMMLEVPKEAAVQTSSCILHFDGASKGNPGPAGAGAILRNADGSLICRVREGLGTVTNNVAEYRAVILGMKCALKNGYTNIKILGDSKLVCMQLEQRWKVRNKNISILYSEAKKLKDEFSSFEISHILRSFNGDADAEANLGVGLADGEIQEAVG; from the exons ATGAATTCAATTTTCCAGGCTTTTTCCTCACAAATACTTTCACGGGCAGGCCACGGCATTGCTAAAAGTTCGattcttcatctttcttttCCTTCATGGAAAAGAAACTTTGGGCGTATTGGAATTAGAGCTGGAAATGTTGAGTTCCCATTCACCACCTTTCGTGTTCAATATTACTCCTgcaaaagaaaagagaaaaagtcTCCTTCAGTGAAATTAGTTCTTTCATCATCCGCCgttgaaaaggaagaagaagaagagaaggattCCTTCTTTGTTGTGAGGAAAGGTGATATTATTGGTGTATACAAAAATTTCAATGATATTCAACCTCAAATAGGATCTTCG GTAATTGATCCTCCTGTGAGTGTATTCAAAGGAGTTAGTATGTCCAAGGAAGCTGAGGAATACCTTCTCTCTCGCGGGCTTAGGAATGCTCTTTACTCTATCAATGCAGCCGACTTCAAAGATGATATTCTTGGTCCTCTTCTACCTTGCACTATACAG GATCCAAGTCCAACCAAAGTTGATGAAACAATAACTAACATCACATCGACAGAAATGATGCTTGAAGTACCAAAAGAAGCTGCTGTT CAGACGTCATCATGCATTCTTCATTTTGATGGTGCTTCAAAAGGAAATCCAGGACCTGCTGGTGCAGGAGCTATTCTACGTAATGCTGATGGAAGTTTG ATTTGTCGGGTACGGGAAGGTTTGGGCACTGTGACGAACAATGTTGCGGAGTATAGAGCAGTAATATTGGGAATGAAATGTGCCCTTAAGAATGgatatacaaatattaagaTTTTAGGCGACTCAAAGCTTGTCTGCATGCAG CTGGAGCAAAGATGGAAGGTTAGAAACAAGAACATATCAATTTTGTATAGTGAAGCAAAGAAGTTGAAGGATGAGTTCTCGTCTTTCGAGATCAGCCATATCCTAAGG
- the LOC124920731 gene encoding uncharacterized protein LOC124920731 isoform X2, which translates to MNSIFQAFSSQILSRAGHGIAKSSILHLSFPSWKRNFGRIGIRAGNVEFPFTTFRVQYYSCKRKEKKSPSVKLVLSSSAVEKEEEEEKDSFFVVRKGDIIGVYKNFNDIQPQIGSSVIDPPVSVFKGVSMSKEAEEYLLSRGLRNALYSINAADFKDDILGPLLPCTIQDPSPTKVDETITNITSTEMMLEVPKEAAVTSSCILHFDGASKGNPGPAGAGAILRNADGSLICRVREGLGTVTNNVAEYRAVILGMKCALKNGYTNIKILGDSKLVCMQLEQRWKVRNKNISILYSEAKKLKDEFSSFEISHILRSFNGDADAEANLGVGLADGEIQEAVG; encoded by the exons ATGAATTCAATTTTCCAGGCTTTTTCCTCACAAATACTTTCACGGGCAGGCCACGGCATTGCTAAAAGTTCGattcttcatctttcttttCCTTCATGGAAAAGAAACTTTGGGCGTATTGGAATTAGAGCTGGAAATGTTGAGTTCCCATTCACCACCTTTCGTGTTCAATATTACTCCTgcaaaagaaaagagaaaaagtcTCCTTCAGTGAAATTAGTTCTTTCATCATCCGCCgttgaaaaggaagaagaagaagagaaggattCCTTCTTTGTTGTGAGGAAAGGTGATATTATTGGTGTATACAAAAATTTCAATGATATTCAACCTCAAATAGGATCTTCG GTAATTGATCCTCCTGTGAGTGTATTCAAAGGAGTTAGTATGTCCAAGGAAGCTGAGGAATACCTTCTCTCTCGCGGGCTTAGGAATGCTCTTTACTCTATCAATGCAGCCGACTTCAAAGATGATATTCTTGGTCCTCTTCTACCTTGCACTATACAG GATCCAAGTCCAACCAAAGTTGATGAAACAATAACTAACATCACATCGACAGAAATGATGCTTGAAGTACCAAAAGAAGCTGCTGTT ACGTCATCATGCATTCTTCATTTTGATGGTGCTTCAAAAGGAAATCCAGGACCTGCTGGTGCAGGAGCTATTCTACGTAATGCTGATGGAAGTTTG ATTTGTCGGGTACGGGAAGGTTTGGGCACTGTGACGAACAATGTTGCGGAGTATAGAGCAGTAATATTGGGAATGAAATGTGCCCTTAAGAATGgatatacaaatattaagaTTTTAGGCGACTCAAAGCTTGTCTGCATGCAG CTGGAGCAAAGATGGAAGGTTAGAAACAAGAACATATCAATTTTGTATAGTGAAGCAAAGAAGTTGAAGGATGAGTTCTCGTCTTTCGAGATCAGCCATATCCTAAGG